Proteins encoded by one window of Rutidosis leptorrhynchoides isolate AG116_Rl617_1_P2 chromosome 7, CSIRO_AGI_Rlap_v1, whole genome shotgun sequence:
- the LOC139857094 gene encoding 1-deoxy-D-xylulose 5-phosphate reductoisomerase, chloroplastic-like, with protein sequence MSLNFLSPTQTNLTNFLHTPKSQTQLFNLQGGFSFKKKDCNLTIEKRIRCSAHTPPPPAWPGTALVDPGTKNWDGPKPISIVGSTGSIGTQTLDIVAENPDKFRVVALAAGSNVTLLAEQVKAFKPQLVSIRNESLLGELKEALADADYMPEIIPGEQGVIEVARHPDCVTVVTGIVGCAGLKPTVAAIEAGKNIALANKETLIAGGPFVLPLAHKHNVKILPADSEHSAIFQCIQGFPEGALRRIILTASGGAFRDWPVEKLKDVKVADALKHPNWSMGKKITVDSATLFNKGLEVIEAHYLYGSEYDDIEIVIHPQSIIHSMVETQDSSVLAQLGWPDMRLPILYTLSWPDRIPCSELTWPRLDLCKLGSLTFKAPDNVKYPSMDLAYAAGRAGGTMTGVLSAANEKAVEMFIDEKIKYLDIFKVVELTCEKHQSELVVAPSLEEIVHYDLWARDYAASVKPSSDLTTAAVL encoded by the exons ATGTCTCTGAATTTTTTATCTCCAACACAAACCAACCTAACCAATTTCTTACACACCCCCAAATCCCAAACCCAACTTTTCAATCTCCAAG GTGGGTTTTCCTTCAAGAAGAAAGATTGTAATTTAACTATCGAAAAACGGATTCGTTGTTCGGCACATACTCCGCCGCCGCCGGCGTGGCCGGGGACGGCGTTAGTGGACCCCGGGACTAAGAACTGGGATGGACCTAAACCTATTTCAATTGTTGGGTCTACTGGTTCAATTGGGACTCAG ACACTTGATATTGTTGCTGAAAACCCTGATAAATTTAGAGTTGTTGCTCTTGCTGCTGGCTCAAATGTCACTCTTCTTGCTGAACAG GTAAAGGCATTCAAGCCTCAGCTAGTTTCTATAAGAAATGAATCTTTACTTGGTGAACTCAAAGAAGCATTGGCTGACGCCGATTACATGCCTGAAATTATTCCCGGGGAGCAAGGTGTCATCGAG GTTGCCCGTCACCCAGATTGCGTGACCGTAGTCACAGGCATAGTTGGTTGTGCTGGTCTAAAG CCGACAGTAGCTGCAATTGAAGCGGGAAAAAACATAGCATTAGCTAATAAGGAAACGTTAATTGCGGGTGGTCCGTTTGTTCTTCCGCTTGCACATAAACATAACGTTAAGATTCTTCCTGCTGATTCAGAACATTCTGCTATCTTTCAG TGTATTCAAGGCTTTCCTGAAGGTGCTCTAAGACGTATAATCCTAACTGCTTCAGGAGGTGCTTTTAG AGATTGGCCGGTTGAAAAACTGAAAGACGTAAAAGTAGCCGATGCGTTGAAGCATCCGAATTGGAGCATGGGAAAAAAGATTACAGTTGACTCAGCTACACTTTTCAACAAAGGTCTTGAAGTTATCGAAGCTCATTATCTTTACGGATCAGAATATGATGATATCGAAATCGTGATTCATCCTCAATCTATCATTCACTCTATGGTTGAGACACAG gactCTTCAGTCTTGGCACAATTAGGTTGGCCCGACATGCGTTTGCCCATTCTTTACACGTTGTCTTGGCCCGATAGAATCCCCTGCTCCGAGCTTACATGGCCTCGTCTCGATCTCTGCAA GCTAGGATCACTAACATTTAAAGCTCCGGACAACGTGAAATACCCATCGATGGATTTGGCTTATGCTGCTGGACGAGCTGGCGGAACGATGACTGGTGTTTTGAGTGCAGCTAACGAAAAAGCTGTTGAGATGTTCATCGATGAAAA GATCAAGTATTTGGACATATTCAAGGTCGTTGAGTTAACGTGTGAGAAGCATCAATCTGAACTGGTGGTTGCACCATCACTTGAGGAAATTGTACATTATGACTTGTGGGCTCGGGACTATGCGGCTAGTGTGAAGCCGTCGTCGGATTTGACCACAGCTGCTGTTCTTTGA
- the LOC139857052 gene encoding protein KINESIN LIGHT CHAIN-RELATED 3-like yields MMPGMVMDETHEDKVLNETPENGSLVKHNENVVEPSIEELYDNVCDMQSSDESISRLSYGSDGEESRIDSELRQLVGGEMREVEILKESEDIYKEYEDESLKSRSSKNSKKASKSPLESEASSKWSPHSKINQTNKLLAKKADKQSKKPVADVESSNKIDKNTDSGPYLLKQARDLMSSGSNARKALDLALRATSCFETSANGKPSLDVVMCLHVTAAIHCSLGQYNEAIPILEKSIGIPIVNESQDHGLAKFSGLMQLGDTYSMLGQVENSLKYYKFGLELQIEVLGDSDPTVGETCRYISEAYVQALNFNEAEKLCKMAIEIHLNNGLQAEEAADRRLMGLICETKGDHEGALEHLVLASMSMVANGQENEVSLIDLSIGDTYLSLSRYDEAIFAYKKALKSIKSSKGENHPSVASVYARLADLCNKTGKLKESKSYSENALRIYENPVSGIPLEEIACGFTNIAAIYESMNELDNALELLHKALKIYNDVPGQQSTIAGIEAQMGVMYYVLGKYAESYDSFKNAIFKLRASGQTKSGFYGIALNQMGLACVQRYALTEAIKWFEEAKSVLERECGTLHIDTLAVYSNLAGTYDAVGRLDDAIEMLEHIVEMREEKIGTAGFDVEDEKNRLSELLKEAGKVRSRKTRSLENLFSSSYQSTNKNDVIDV; encoded by the exons ATGATGCCTGGAATGGTAATGGATGAAACCCATGAAGATAAGGTGCTAAATGAAACACCCGAAAATGGTAGTTTGGTTAAACATAATGAAAATGTGGTTGAGCCGTCTATCGAAGAGCTTTACGATAATGTGTGCGATATGCAAAGTTCAGACGAGTCGATATCTAGGCTTAGTTACGGATCTGATGGTGAAGAATCAAGAATCGATTCTGAATTAAGGCAATTAGTTGGAGGCGAAATGAGAGAAGTCGAGATCCTAAAAGAAAGCGAAGACATTTATAAGGAATACGAAGATGAAAGTTTGAAATCCCGTTCGTCGAAAAACTCAAAGAAAGCATCCAAATCACCATTGGAGTCAGAGGCTAGTTCTAAATGGAGTCCTCACAGCAAAATTAATCAAACGAACAAATTACTCGCCAAAAAAGCTGATAAACAGTCAAAAAAACCAGTTGCAGATGTGGAATCTTCTAACAAAATTGATAAAAATACGGATTCTGGCCCGTATTTGCTTAAACAAGCCAGGGATTTGATGTCATCTGGTTCTAACGCTCGTAAAGCGCTTGATTTAGCACTTCGTGCAACGTCATGTTTTGAAACATCTGCAAATGGTAAACCAAGTTTAGATGTTGTTATGTGTTTACACGTTACCGCAGCAATACACTGTAGTTTAGGCCAGTACAATGAAGCTATCCCAATTCTTGAAAAGTCAATTGGGATCCCGATAGTCAACGAAAGTCAAGATCACGGTCTTGCTAAATTTTCCGGTTTAATGCAGTTGGGTGATACTTATTCCATGTTGGGTCAAGTTGAAAATTCTTTAAAATATTATAAATTCGGTTTGGAATTGCAAATTGAGGTTTTAGGTGATTCTGATCCAACGGTCGGTGAAACGTGTAGATATATTTCCGAAGCGTATGTTCAAGCGCTTAATTTTAACGAGGCTGAAAAGCTTTGTAAAATGGCGATCGAAATCCATTTAAACAACGGTTTACAAGCCGAAGAAGCAGCCGATCGAAGACTAATGGGTCTAATTTGTGAGACGAAAGGTGATCACGAAGGTGCACTCGAACATCTAGTTTTGGCTAGTATGTCAATGGTGGCTAACGGGCAAGAAAACGAGGTTTCGTTAATTGATTTAAGTATCGGGGACACGTATTTATCGTTATCACGTTACGATGAAGCTATTTTTGCTTATAAAAAAGCTCTTAAATCGATCAAGTCATCCAAAGGTGAAAACCATCCGTCTGTTGCTTCAGTTTACGCTCGTTTGGCTGATTTGTGTAACAAAACCGGAAAGTTAAAAGAATCAAAATCTTATAGCGAAAACGCCCTTCGTATATATGAAAACCCCGTTTCTGGGATCCCGTTAGAGGAAATCGCGTGCGGTTTCACTAACATAGCTGCTATATATGAGTCCATGAACGAGCTCGATAATGCGCTTGAGTTGCTACACAAAGCGTTGAAAATTTACAACGATGTACCTGGTCAACAAAGCACGATTGCGGGTATCGAAGCGCAAATGGGAGTTATGTATTATGTGTTGGGGAAATATGCGGAATCTTATGATTCTTTTAAAAATGCGATTTTTAAGCTACGTGCAAGTGGTCAGACGAAATCGGGGTTTTATGGGATCGCGCTTAACCAAATGGGACTTGCGTGTGTTCAACGTTATGCTTTAACGGAAGCTATAAAATGGTTTGAAGAAGCTAAAAGTGTTTTGGAACGAGAGTGTGGTACTTTGCATATCGATACACTTGCGGTTTACAGTAATCTTGCCGGTACTTACGATGCTGTAGGCAG GTTAGATGATGCAATTGAGATGTTGGAACATATTGTTGAGATGAGGGAGGAAAAGATCGGTACTGCAGGTTTCGATGTGGAAGATGAGAAAAATAGATTGTCGGAATTGTTAAAAGAGGCAGGGAAGGTTCGAAGTCGAAAAACAAGATCATTAGAGAACCTTTTTAGTTCAAGTTATCAATCAACTAACAAAAATGATGTTAttgacgtatga